From the genome of Rhodohalobacter sp. SW132:
AAACCCTGAATGCTGAAAACGTTCCCTGCCCCGGGGATGAAGGAGAATCCGAATGCCAGGAGGGTGGACAATGGATGACTCAGATGATTACAATGAATAGCAGAACCCAGGAGATTTTCGACGATAATGATCGGTATCCGTACATTAACGAAGCAAACTGGGTGATGGCTGGTGACCCTCAGTTTACCGATCACGGTGGATTAATGACTACTGCACTGGATGATGTAATTGAGTGGGCAATTAATACTGCCGGCCCCGGAAACACGACTCTGATGGCCAAGTGGAGAACTCCTGGCAATGAAGCACAAACCGGAGAAGGACAGAACTTCTTCAACTTTGACTGGCCAGTAGCAGCGGACCTTTCGTATTCCAATACGGATTATTACAATGCAGGTGGCCTGAATCGTTTTCCAATTGGTGATCTTAACTGGTTTCCAGACTATAAAGCTCAATGGGTAGCGTTGCGTGATGATGAGTATGCCCAATTAGGTGAAGCTCTGAACACAGGGAATATCCCCGTTTCTACCGAGTCTGTTGTTCAGGATCGCCCAACTACGATTGAGTTGAAACAAAACTATCCGAATCCGTTTAACCCATCAACTGTAATTGAGTATACACTTGCTCAAACTCAGGAAGTTACTCTTGAGGTGTTTGATGCGACCGGACGAAAAGTGGCTACCCTTGTTGACAATAACGTGCAACAATCCGGTACACACAATGTACGTTTCAATGCAAGCAACTTAAGCAGTGGTATTTACTTCTACCAACTCACTGCAGGAAATCAAATGTTGACAGGAAAGATGACACTTATCAAATAATTGTCTGATTTCTTCCGTTAGCATGATATGTTTATTGCCCCGATTATAATTCATAATCGGGGCTTTTTTTATATTATTGAATACATCACACAGCAGAAATAAATGTTCAGGAAGCACATGAAATTTTCCTTTTCAATTCTAAAGCCGGCTCTCTATTTAACCGCAATTTCCGCACTTTTTTTGTTATCCTGCAATGCTGAAAATGAACCAGTAAATGAGCATATCATCGTATCTGTTGATGATGATTACTCCCTTTATTTTCCGTATATCCAAACATTTTACTCAAATCATGAATTTGGTGCCCGGTACCCTGATAGTGAATTTAAAGGATATGAAGAGGCAATTGATTACCTGGTTACAAATCATTTAATGTTCGTTGATTTTTTTGAAAAAGAGATGCACCGTGATCCTGATCTGGAATATGAATTGGCAAGGATCATAAATGAAGATTTAGAGAATGTATATTTTGAGGAACAATACCTGTCTGACTATATCAACGAAACGTCAATCAATCGCTACTACCAGGGGATGCAGAAAGAGATTCAATTCAGCCAGATTGTTCTTCCTGTTCAGTCCCAGTCGGCTGAATCAAGACAAGAACTGGATGATGTCATAGAGGATATACTTGATGCGATTTCAGAGGGTGAAGATTTTAGCCGGTTAATGAACCTCTATTCCAGAGAAGACAGAATTGCAGGAACTCAAAGTGGAACCCGTGTACTTCGCGGTGATCGGGACAGAACAACGCCGTTGTTTTCTCAACTATATAACTTAAATGAAGGCGATGTAAAAGTTCTGGATACCGGTGCTTCGCTGCTTGTGGTTCATATTGACAGAGTTGACCGGATCGATGCACCACCGCTTGAAAATGTAAGAAATGATATACTTCGCAACCTAAGGAATATTCATTACAACGATATATATGTAGAATTTGAAAATGATAAAAACCGTATCGTAAATAAAGAAAATGCAGATTGGAATGAGGAGGCATTGGAGAAACTTACAACATGGTCTGCTCAGCCCGAGTTTTTTACTGAACAATATCAAACCGTGATACAAGATGAAATTTCAGCCGATCGGGATATTGAAATTCTTTCCTATAACAATTCAACGGTTTATCTCAGCGACTACCTTAGAATACTGGATACCATTCTGATTCCTCAGCGGTCAAGGGGAATGAACACCGAACAAATGAAAAACTTTTTAGTTGAAGCCGTTCAGAAAGACGCTATCGTAAAAAAAGCCCGTGAGATGGGACTTGATGAAAACATCTTAAATGCAAATCGTCAGAATCCGGCATTGAGGAGTCGCATAATTCAGATTTATGATCGTGAAATCATTGAATCACAAATTCCTGAAGCAACCGATGAACGTATTGCAGAATTTTATGAAACCAATCGTGACTCACTCTTTTGGGAACCCGCAAAGGTAAATCTCTTCGTGCATTTTTATGACACCAGGGATGAAGCCGAAGCCGCATGGTCACGATACCAAAACGGGGCAGAGTTTGAAAATCTTGAATCCGGCTATTCTGTACGAACTTTCATCATAAACAGAGAAGGCAATATTGAGTCTTTTATGAGAAGGGAAACCCCATACCTGGGCGAAGCAGCATTCAGTATTGATCAGGGTGAAGTAGATGGACCAGTTGAATTTACTCACGACCAACATGGACAACAGTTTGCAATCATAAAAAGCGCGAACAGAGAAGAGGAAAGAATTCTTGAAATTGCGGATGTTGAAAACCGCATTGACAGAATGTTCCGTGAATATCACAGAAAAGAAATTTTAAGCCAGGTTAAGGCTGATCTCTGGGATCGGTATCCGGTTACGATCTATAAAGATAACCTGCAGCGGAATATAGCTGAACTTTGAGATTATTCAGGTAAATATATTTCAAAAAAGGACAGATTTACATTTCAATTTCTCAATTGATTAACAAAGAAAAGAGCCCTATTTCTAAATCAACAATCAAGTTCTATGAAAAAAATAGTTACAATCTGCTTATTAAGTATAGTATTGCTGATCTGTTTACCAATGCTTGTCTATTCACAATCCGGTAAAACATTTATCAACCCGATCATACCGGGAGATCACCCTGATCCAACTCTTACCAAAATCGGGAATTATTTTTACTCATCCGGCTCTTCGTTTAATCCTACTCCAAAAATCTATCGCTCAACCGACCTTGTGCACTGGGAAGCCATCGCTCAGCCTGTAAAAGCATCCTGGTCTACCTATGGCGATCAGCCGGGCGGAGGTGCCTGGGGCGGCCATACAGTTTATCATCACGGAAAATACTGGCACTATTTCGGCCGTGGAGGAGGGAACATGTATTTTGTAACTGCAAATGCACCTACAGCCGGCTGGAGTGATCCGGTTGAACTCCAGCGTTTCGGAAATCTACCGCCATATGGTGTGGATAACTCAATATTTATAGATGAAGAAACCGGAAAGTGGTACCTGTTAACAAAAGCAGGGCACGAAAATAATCACATGATTGAGTTAGGAGAAAATGGTCAGCCGACAGGCGAATTTCTCGATCTTACCTGGTTGAATCCCGATGATGAAGGTCTTCCGTATGGATGGGCTGAGGGACCCGTAATGTGGAAACATAATGACTTTTATTACTACAGTTTCGCTGAACATCTGGTGGGTGAGCAGTACGTGATGCGTAGTGATACCTTAACCGATAATCCCGATGATTGGGAAATTATGAGTGGTAACATGTACTACGGCTCAAGGGGTACATTCGATCGTCCCAATCATATTTCACCGGCTGTAACTCTGGATGATGGTACAAGCTGGGCGATCGGCCACAGCTATCACACAAACAACAACTGGCAGGCCCAGGGAAGGCAAGGTCTGCTCCATGAAATTACGTACGAAGACGGCTGGCCCCGAATTGAATTTCCGCCTTCTCACGAAACAGACGCACCCAATCTGCCGAACATAAACAATATTCCATGGATGGTGCCGAAATCTGATATGTTCAATACGGCCAGGTTAAACCCTGCATGGTCCGTTTTAGGATATACTCCGGATGGAATGATCTCTTTATCTGACCGCGCAGGCTGGGTGAGACTTGAACCCCATAACAACTACACAAGTCTGATACAGAATGATGGCGAACATCAATACTCAGCTATCACACGTGTTGATTTTGAGCCCGATGCGGATTCCGATCAGGCCGGTTTATGGATCATCAACGGGCCACAGAATCTATCGGTCAGAGTATACAGCTCAGCCAATGCACAAGGCGATCCAATTCTTGGATTTCGTTTTGATGACACCGTTTATGAAGTGGAAAATACGGTGGGTTCTGCTGTATGGCTGAAATTGATCCGTAATGATCACACGGTATCGGGCTATTTCAGTGATGACGGGGATAGCTGGACCCAGATCGGTGAGGAGATCAATGCTATTGAGTTGGGACGTCATCAGAATGATTTCAATGATTTTACCGGCAATCAGCAAGGATTATTTGTAGAAGGAAAAGCGGCATTTTTCGATCTCTACGTATATCGTGATGCTTATACGGAAATTATGGGAAGAAAACCTGCAAACTACTCGGGTGCCCGTCCATCAGGCTCAGGTTCCTTCCTTGGCTCAATTAGTAATGGGGACTGGGCGATGTATGCCGGTGTTCAATTTGGTACATCTTCTCCATCGAACTCCGGTGTGGATTACCAGAAATCTGCAAGACAGATTAACCTCACAGCTTCCAGCAATGGCCACGGCGGTGTTGCTGAGGTTTGGCTTGGCGGCATCGAAAACGGTGAAATGATTGCTGAAGTTCAGATTGAAGATACCGGGAGCAACGCCAGCTATTCGACCTTCAGTGCGCCTACTGCAAGAGATATCACGGGCAGCCATGATGTGTATCTGCGCTTTACAGGATCTGATGGTGTTCCTGAACTTTTCAGATTGCAAAGCTTATCGTTTTCCACTGAGATAACTACTTCCAGTGAGAGTATAGCAGACGGAACGAATCCAAGAGAGTTCAGGCTTCAGCAGAATTATCCAAATCCTTTTAATCCTTCAACTGTCATTACATATCAATTACCGGCAGGTGATCAGGTTTCACTGAAAGTATTTGATATGCTTGGCCGTGAAGTGGCGACACTGGTTGACGGCATGGTTTCTTCCGGTGAACACAGGGTTACATTTGATGCATCAAATCTTACCAGCGGGATGTATATCTACCGCCTGCAGGCAGGGGAGAGAGTACAAACCAGGAAAATGATGCTCATCAAATAGAAGTGCTTCAATATGAATATGAAAAGCCCGACTGGCATTTGCCAGTCGGGCTTTTTTTATGTTCAATTTTATCTGTTTATATAGTAGAAAGAGTAGGTTATTTGATTAACGTCATCTTTTTAACATCTCTGTAATTTCCGGCTCGGATTTCATAAAAATAGATTCCGGTTGATAAATTTGACGCATCAAACCGTATGGTATGGCTTCCTGCCGTTTGCCGACTATTTACAAGTGTTTGAATTCGTCTGCCCGTTACATCATACACGTGCAGTGTAACATCGGTTGCAGCCGGAAGCGTGTATGAAATCGTAGTTGCCGGGTTAAACGGGTTTGGATAGTTGTTTTTTAAATCGAATTTTTGAGGTTGTGTATCGGTGATATCTTCAGTGCTGACGTTCAGTTCAACATTTGCTGTATCAACATAAGCTCTCAGCCATTCGAGGGCCGGCCGTTCCTCGCCGTTGTTTCGAACCAGGAATGCATCCTGATCTTGTCGCCACAATCCGGGTCTCCATCCCCAGAACGTAACACCTTCCACTGCAGGGTGCTCCCAGAAAGTTGGGAAAATGCGCTGCATATTTTCAAGTTGTACCTGATCAGATTGTGCTTCAGTACCACTCGGATATCCATCGATATCCATTTCTGTGGCTTGAATTGGTAAACCGGTCTCAGCCAGCAGATCCAGTACGGATGTCATTTGAGCACGAGTTCCCACAGTTGAGAATCCATGGGCCTGAACGCCAATCACATCAATTAAGTCCCGATCTATCAGGTCATCTATAATTTGTCTGTAATTTGCAGCGTTTTGGGTATTCCAGGTATGACTGCTTACGATATTATAATCATTGATCATTAGCTTACTGTTGGGGAATCGCTCTCGGGCCATTTCAAAAGCCGTAATGATCCAGTCATGTCCGGTTTCACCGGTTCCGCCCAAAGCTTCAATATAGTTGGCAGAACCGCTTTGTCCGTCTGGTAATTGGTGACCACAGCAGCCCTCATTGACCACTTCCACATATTCCATGTCTGGATATCGCTCAGCAACGGCATCATACCACTCTTCGATAGCTACAAGCTGCTCTTCTGTGCTCAGATCGTTAATCCAGCCAGGTTGTTGTCCACCCCAAGTTAGGATGTGAAATCGGTAGGGAAACCCATTGTCTCTGGCAAGATTATAGGAGGCATCAAGCGCTCCCCAATTATAATTGCCACGGGTTCCTTCTACGCTGCCCCATTTACCGGCATTTTCAGCCGTTACCTGGTTCCAGTAGTATTCGAAGTTTTCTGTTTGTGCAGGACTGTAGATGTTCCCCAGCCATTTCTCTTTACCCTGAGCGATCGGGTCCTGGGGTTCAACAGGCGAAATGGGAGGGATCGGTGAACCAGCTTCGCCATTATCCAGATTTTCTACAGTGTAGTAAAAATCGGAGAGGCCAAAGGCAATTTTATCAATTCTGAATCCGTCCTCGCTTGCACCAATTTGAAAGGTATAGGTTAGGTTTTCGGGATCATCTACAATAAACGTATCCGCAGGTGCACTTTGATAACCGTTTTTCGTGAAATTCACCCACTTCCAGACTTCAGACCCGAGGCCGCCCGCTTCTCTTACTACATCATCCGGCATATTAAAACCAGCAGCTGCAAGCCCGTTTATTGCCTGCCAGTCATCCGGATTATCAGGTGATTTCTCGCCAAATCCACGTGGAGTGAACCAGCTGTCATCGTCAAAGGATTGGGAGCCAACGTATACCCTTGCAAAAAGATCGTAATTTCCGGTATCAGGGAAGGTGATTTCGTAGGTAATGGTTCGGTTTTCCCCGGGAAATGTTCCGGAGCCGGATGTTTCGCTTATATCTGTTGTAATTTCAACATATGTGCTTCCATCATCGGCATCGGTATCTGTAATCCATTCGCTTCCCAATTCACCTGATTCGGCATCAAAAACCAATGGAATTCCAATAATCTTCGGATGGGTGATACTTACACTATCTAAATAGATAGTTTTTCCAATATTCTCTTCAAAACTGAAATGCATTGGAGCGCGGAGCGTATCGGCTCCGTTGGGTGCTGTAAAATTAAAACTAAACTCCTGCCATTCTGTAGTCAGCGATACATCATTGCTTCCTACCCGACCAAGTTCCATAAAGTTATTGTTAGGGTCGTGAACGGTGAAGTTTGCTGTGCCACCTGCTTCTGACGATTTTGCCCATAAAGATACGGTATACGTCAACCCTCCAATAACAGGAACGCCTTCGTTTACAGCGCCAAGACTATACTCTTCGGAACCTGTACTTTCAACGGTAACAGCCAGGGCCCGGTTTCCATCTTTAGTGACACTATCAACAATTGCGTAAGTGCCAGCTGCGCCATCATCCAGTACAAAGAATTGCCACCCTTCAACAGCGGCTGTATCCCCGGATGTGGTTACCTCAGACAGTTCGAAAC
Proteins encoded in this window:
- a CDS encoding family 43 glycosylhydrolase, which translates into the protein MKKIVTICLLSIVLLICLPMLVYSQSGKTFINPIIPGDHPDPTLTKIGNYFYSSGSSFNPTPKIYRSTDLVHWEAIAQPVKASWSTYGDQPGGGAWGGHTVYHHGKYWHYFGRGGGNMYFVTANAPTAGWSDPVELQRFGNLPPYGVDNSIFIDEETGKWYLLTKAGHENNHMIELGENGQPTGEFLDLTWLNPDDEGLPYGWAEGPVMWKHNDFYYYSFAEHLVGEQYVMRSDTLTDNPDDWEIMSGNMYYGSRGTFDRPNHISPAVTLDDGTSWAIGHSYHTNNNWQAQGRQGLLHEITYEDGWPRIEFPPSHETDAPNLPNINNIPWMVPKSDMFNTARLNPAWSVLGYTPDGMISLSDRAGWVRLEPHNNYTSLIQNDGEHQYSAITRVDFEPDADSDQAGLWIINGPQNLSVRVYSSANAQGDPILGFRFDDTVYEVENTVGSAVWLKLIRNDHTVSGYFSDDGDSWTQIGEEINAIELGRHQNDFNDFTGNQQGLFVEGKAAFFDLYVYRDAYTEIMGRKPANYSGARPSGSGSFLGSISNGDWAMYAGVQFGTSSPSNSGVDYQKSARQINLTASSNGHGGVAEVWLGGIENGEMIAEVQIEDTGSNASYSTFSAPTARDITGSHDVYLRFTGSDGVPELFRLQSLSFSTEITTSSESIADGTNPREFRLQQNYPNPFNPSTVITYQLPAGDQVSLKVFDMLGREVATLVDGMVSSGEHRVTFDASNLTSGMYIYRLQAGERVQTRKMMLIK
- a CDS encoding endo-1,4-beta-xylanase — its product is MEHIYRYKFTKVTLCFVLGLLLVSISGISEKIYAQQDVIVNTNGSFELSEVTTSGDTAAVEGWQFFVLDDGAAGTYAIVDSVTKDGNRALAVTVESTGSEEYSLGAVNEGVPVIGGLTYTVSLWAKSSEAGGTANFTVHDPNNNFMELGRVGSNDVSLTTEWQEFSFNFTAPNGADTLRAPMHFSFEENIGKTIYLDSVSITHPKIIGIPLVFDAESGELGSEWITDTDADDGSTYVEITTDISETSGSGTFPGENRTITYEITFPDTGNYDLFARVYVGSQSFDDDSWFTPRGFGEKSPDNPDDWQAINGLAAAGFNMPDDVVREAGGLGSEVWKWVNFTKNGYQSAPADTFIVDDPENLTYTFQIGASEDGFRIDKIAFGLSDFYYTVENLDNGEAGSPIPPISPVEPQDPIAQGKEKWLGNIYSPAQTENFEYYWNQVTAENAGKWGSVEGTRGNYNWGALDASYNLARDNGFPYRFHILTWGGQQPGWINDLSTEEQLVAIEEWYDAVAERYPDMEYVEVVNEGCCGHQLPDGQSGSANYIEALGGTGETGHDWIITAFEMARERFPNSKLMINDYNIVSSHTWNTQNAANYRQIIDDLIDRDLIDVIGVQAHGFSTVGTRAQMTSVLDLLAETGLPIQATEMDIDGYPSGTEAQSDQVQLENMQRIFPTFWEHPAVEGVTFWGWRPGLWRQDQDAFLVRNNGEERPALEWLRAYVDTANVELNVSTEDITDTQPQKFDLKNNYPNPFNPATTISYTLPAATDVTLHVYDVTGRRIQTLVNSRQTAGSHTIRFDASNLSTGIYFYEIRAGNYRDVKKMTLIK